Proteins encoded by one window of Lactobacillus sp. ESL0684:
- a CDS encoding ROK family protein, protein MKLAVFDIGGTTVKTGTFVDGKLTNLSSFQTPKTLGDLFEQMHRFIDGNDIQGIALSAPGDVDREKGEIKGFSAVPYLHKRPIFAEIKAEFGLPVAIENDANCAGIGEMKVGSGKAFKNVAFIVIGTGIGGAVFFDGKLYRGKHLTGGEFGFMTTASGKLFAQDGTVVNATKSYQAETGKQIDGKMLFSLANQGDKTAQKLINHVYDVLAEAITNLQVAFDFDAFILGGGVSARADLAIEVSKRVKARLSRFQLNEIMPAIKNCQQHNAANLYGAAYNFLAGNNNA, encoded by the coding sequence TTGAAATTAGCAGTTTTTGATATCGGTGGTACTACAGTAAAAACTGGGACGTTTGTCGATGGTAAGTTAACTAATCTAAGTAGTTTCCAGACGCCGAAAACACTTGGTGATTTATTTGAGCAAATGCATCGTTTTATCGATGGCAATGATATTCAAGGAATAGCTCTTAGTGCACCCGGGGATGTCGATCGCGAGAAAGGAGAAATTAAAGGCTTCAGTGCCGTACCATATTTGCATAAGCGGCCAATTTTTGCCGAAATAAAAGCTGAGTTTGGCTTACCAGTAGCTATTGAAAATGATGCTAATTGTGCTGGAATTGGTGAAATGAAAGTTGGCAGTGGCAAGGCATTTAAAAATGTGGCCTTTATTGTGATTGGCACAGGAATTGGTGGTGCTGTCTTTTTTGATGGTAAATTATATCGCGGTAAGCATTTGACTGGTGGCGAATTTGGGTTTATGACCACGGCTTCTGGGAAACTATTTGCTCAAGATGGCACCGTAGTTAATGCGACTAAGTCTTACCAAGCAGAAACCGGTAAACAAATTGATGGTAAAATGCTTTTTTCATTAGCTAATCAGGGTGATAAAACTGCGCAAAAGTTGATTAATCATGTTTATGATGTTTTAGCTGAGGCAATTACTAATTTGCAGGTTGCATTTGATTTTGATGCTTTTATCTTAGGTGGCGGTGTTTCTGCTAGAGCTGATCTTGCTATTGAAGTTAGCAAGCGGGTTAAAGCAAGACTAAGCAGGTTTCAACTAAATGAAATTATGCCAGCGATTAAGAATTGTCAACAACACAATGCAGCAAATTTATATGGTGCGGCTTATAATTTTTTAGCTGGAAATAATAATGCGTGA
- the celB gene encoding PTS cellobiose transporter subunit IIC, which produces MVSNKKSDFLNQKLIPFFAKISGARHMVALRDGMTAAVPMIIIGSVFMIIGQFPWPGYLKFMANIFGPNWANVVQYVTNASFHIMGLVAVAGISYSLAKSYKVDAFSAMIVAIAAFILTIPMQTAKDGSLLIPLKDFDSSGLFVALLVGLFVTDLYVWLVHKNLIFKMPDSVPPAVSNSFAALFPGGISLFVVWLIRIGVEATPMKSIPNVVTFFLQEPMSKVGNTLGGAIVIELVICILWIFGIHGANAISGIIDPVLYAALASNATALKAGKPIPNIVTKTFFDEFVRIGGCGATLGLVILMAFFAKSKELKALGKLAIGPSIFNINEPVVFGLPIVLNYKIILPFIFAPMANIIVTYFAMKTGLVAKTIGIYPPWTTPPILSGILATGHLSGGLMQLFSLIMDTLIYFGFFKSIDRDKLKLEK; this is translated from the coding sequence ATGGTTAGTAATAAAAAATCTGACTTTTTAAATCAAAAGTTAATTCCCTTTTTTGCCAAAATATCAGGTGCACGACACATGGTGGCTTTGCGTGATGGGATGACAGCTGCTGTTCCAATGATCATTATTGGGTCAGTCTTTATGATTATTGGTCAGTTTCCTTGGCCAGGATATCTTAAGTTTATGGCCAATATCTTTGGACCTAATTGGGCAAATGTAGTCCAGTATGTCACAAATGCATCTTTTCATATTATGGGGTTAGTGGCAGTAGCAGGTATATCATATAGCTTGGCTAAGAGTTATAAAGTTGATGCCTTTTCTGCGATGATTGTCGCAATTGCAGCATTTATCTTAACAATCCCGATGCAAACAGCCAAAGATGGTAGTTTGCTGATTCCGTTGAAAGACTTTGATTCATCTGGTTTGTTTGTAGCTTTGCTAGTGGGACTATTTGTAACGGATTTATATGTTTGGTTAGTACATAAAAATTTAATTTTTAAAATGCCAGATAGTGTTCCACCAGCTGTAAGTAATTCTTTTGCAGCACTATTTCCAGGTGGTATCTCGTTATTTGTGGTTTGGTTAATTCGGATTGGCGTTGAAGCAACACCAATGAAGAGTATTCCCAATGTGGTTACTTTCTTTTTACAGGAGCCAATGAGTAAAGTTGGCAATACTTTAGGTGGAGCAATTGTAATTGAACTAGTTATCTGTATTTTATGGATTTTTGGGATTCATGGTGCCAATGCAATTTCGGGAATTATCGATCCGGTTTTGTATGCTGCACTAGCCTCAAATGCGACTGCATTGAAAGCCGGTAAGCCAATTCCTAACATTGTAACTAAAACTTTCTTTGATGAATTTGTTAGAATTGGTGGATGTGGTGCTACCTTAGGCTTGGTGATTTTGATGGCATTTTTTGCTAAGAGTAAGGAACTGAAAGCTTTAGGAAAGCTGGCAATTGGACCTTCGATTTTCAATATTAACGAGCCAGTAGTTTTTGGTTTGCCAATCGTGTTAAATTATAAAATCATTTTACCTTTTATTTTTGCTCCAATGGCTAATATTATTGTGACTTATTTTGCAATGAAGACTGGTTTAGTAGCTAAAACAATTGGAATTTATCCACCTTGGACTACACCACCGATCTTGTCTGGGATACTAGCTACTGGTCACCTTTCGGGTGGGTTAATGCAGTTATTCAGCTTGATAATGGATACTTTAATTTACTTTGGTTTCTTCAAGAGCATTGATCGAGATAAGCTGAAGCTAGAAAAATAA
- the celB gene encoding PTS cellobiose transporter subunit IIC codes for MTNTTNQSFKDKMAAVIGKFAGSRFVRAIMDAGYSVISFSIVGAIFLILTVLPQAFPVPGFAELYASTIGRFSNIFQAVYNATMGILALVFSGTFAYSYTKIYRDEEHINLVPMNGLMMFLMGFFITVPELVWKNGSIQFVQLVTKTKMVAGGYEASTGGIYRIGAVGIFIGLVIAWLTVQVYRYTVKHNWQIKMPAAVPTGVANSFSAIIPAFCIAALITVINLALVLLGTDLFKVLFVPFSFISKIADTWWGFLIIIFLIHFLWWFGIHGATIISSFYTPIALANMAANVQGSSHVFAGEFLNGFITLGGSGATLGLAIWLVSRAKSSQLKEMGKVEIVPAIFNINEPILFGLPIVYNIQLMIPFICAPLASGIVTYAGFATGLVPKIRVQQPWPTPVGLGGYLATVSWKGAVLAIVSALVAFLVWYPFIKHYDNKLLKEEKEATVAPKN; via the coding sequence ATGACAAATACTACAAATCAGTCATTTAAGGATAAAATGGCTGCTGTAATTGGAAAGTTTGCCGGATCACGCTTTGTTAGAGCAATTATGGATGCAGGGTATAGTGTTATCTCGTTTTCAATTGTTGGTGCAATCTTCTTGATTTTGACAGTACTTCCTCAGGCTTTTCCAGTTCCGGGTTTTGCTGAACTGTATGCTAGCACGATAGGACGTTTTTCCAATATCTTTCAAGCAGTTTATAACGCAACAATGGGAATTTTGGCATTAGTATTTTCTGGAACATTTGCTTATTCATATACTAAAATTTATCGCGATGAAGAACATATTAACTTAGTTCCAATGAATGGATTAATGATGTTCTTGATGGGATTTTTTATTACAGTACCTGAATTAGTTTGGAAAAATGGTTCAATTCAATTTGTACAACTGGTTACCAAAACTAAGATGGTTGCGGGCGGATATGAAGCTTCAACTGGAGGTATTTATCGAATTGGGGCCGTTGGAATTTTTATTGGATTGGTCATCGCTTGGCTGACAGTGCAGGTATATCGCTATACGGTAAAGCATAATTGGCAAATTAAAATGCCAGCAGCAGTCCCTACAGGAGTGGCCAATTCGTTTAGTGCAATAATACCAGCATTCTGTATCGCAGCATTAATTACAGTGATAAACTTAGCATTGGTTTTGCTAGGTACCGATTTATTTAAAGTGTTATTTGTACCATTTTCATTCATTAGTAAGATTGCGGATACTTGGTGGGGTTTCTTAATAATTATCTTTTTAATTCACTTTTTATGGTGGTTTGGGATTCATGGTGCGACAATTATTAGCTCTTTTTACACACCAATTGCGTTAGCCAATATGGCTGCGAATGTTCAAGGCAGTTCACATGTTTTTGCAGGAGAATTTTTAAATGGTTTTATTACTCTTGGAGGTTCTGGTGCCACACTGGGGTTGGCGATTTGGCTAGTATCACGAGCCAAATCGTCACAACTAAAGGAAATGGGAAAAGTTGAAATTGTTCCGGCAATCTTTAATATTAATGAACCAATCTTATTTGGATTGCCAATTGTTTATAATATTCAATTAATGATTCCATTCATTTGTGCGCCACTAGCCTCAGGAATAGTAACTTATGCAGGCTTTGCAACGGGTTTAGTCCCTAAAATCAGAGTTCAACAACCATGGCCAACACCAGTTGGACTAGGTGGATACCTTGCAACAGTTAGTTGGAAAGGTGCAGTTCTTGCAATAGTATCAGCTTTGGTAGCATTTTTGGTTTGGTATCCATTTATTAAGCATTATGATAATAAGTTACTAAAGGAAGAAAAGGAAGCTACTGTTGCACCTAAAAATTAA
- a CDS encoding PTS cellobiose transporter subunit IIA produces the protein MAKDKAYDIQQKNKRKDNLKYLYFSRYLMTRYIVTIFLFVNIFWLTFSLPYKHWLGIAAALCMTLCSAVAAIEQLTKMHNQELDVPLTRKYFWLQLGVNLILLVLNLFPFGRVFFPFSSKKIVTQFISLILIAGIILCLICEWRIAKIRKNQDRYASVIETFKKNH, from the coding sequence ATGGCCAAAGATAAAGCGTATGATATTCAACAAAAAAACAAGCGAAAAGATAATTTAAAATATTTATATTTCAGTCGTTATTTAATGACACGATATATCGTAACTATCTTTTTATTTGTAAATATTTTTTGGCTGACTTTTTCATTGCCATATAAACACTGGCTAGGTATTGCTGCAGCATTGTGTATGACTCTTTGTTCAGCAGTTGCAGCTATTGAGCAATTAACTAAAATGCATAACCAAGAACTAGATGTTCCCCTGACTAGGAAGTATTTTTGGCTACAATTGGGTGTAAATTTAATTTTATTAGTACTAAATTTATTCCCGTTTGGGCGAGTATTTTTTCCTTTTTCATCTAAAAAAATAGTTACCCAATTCATTTCGTTGATTTTAATAGCCGGAATAATTTTGTGCCTAATTTGTGAATGGCGAATTGCCAAAATTAGAAAAAATCAAGATCGCTATGCTAGCGTTATTGAGACGTTTAAGAAAAATCATTAA
- a CDS encoding PTS sugar transporter subunit IIB — protein sequence MAEQTIMLNCAAGMSTSLLVTKMQEAAKNQGLDVKIFACPASEATQHLEQEPIDCLLLGPQVRYMEADFKDKVKGAGRDGKDVPLGVIDMQAYGMMNGEKVLKQAEDLING from the coding sequence ATGGCAGAACAAACAATAATGTTGAATTGTGCAGCAGGAATGAGTACTTCTTTATTAGTAACAAAAATGCAAGAAGCAGCTAAGAATCAAGGGCTTGATGTAAAGATCTTTGCTTGTCCCGCTTCAGAGGCTACTCAGCATCTTGAGCAAGAGCCGATCGATTGTTTACTTCTTGGACCACAAGTTAGATATATGGAAGCCGATTTTAAGGATAAGGTTAAAGGGGCTGGCAGAGATGGTAAAGATGTACCACTAGGAGTAATTGATATGCAAGCCTATGGAATGATGAATGGCGAAAAAGTTTTAAAGCAAGCAGAAGATTTGATTAACGGTTAA
- a CDS encoding 6-phospho-beta-glucosidase — translation MYSAKMPKNFLWGGAVAAHQLEGAWNEDGKGPSVADVMTVGSATKHREITNEVLEGKNYPNHSAIDFYHHYKEDIKLMAEMGFKAFRTSIAWTRIFPQGDEAEPNEAGLKFYDDLFDTCHHYGIEPVVTLSHFEIPLHLVHKYGGFTNRKLIDFFIRFATVCFKRYKDTVKYWMTFNEIDNQSSYNDDFLMATNSGIFFKDDMTDKEKEAAMYQAAHYELVASALAVKVGHKINPDFQIGCMINYSPVRSLTPSSEDVLLADKFEQRRDWFSDVHVFGEYPKEVESYINRNGYRPDITDEDRIVLKEGTVDYVGFSYYQTTTVSAKNVKPDALNDLTNSIAQNPTLERSDWGWEIDPAGLRIALNQLTDRYHLPLFIVENGLGAYDKVEADGAIHDDYRVDYLRKHISEMEKAVAIDGVNLMGYLPWGPIDLVSAGTGQMDKRYGFIYVDKNDAGKGTLERSRKDSFYWYQKVIKTNGQDLA, via the coding sequence ATGTATTCAGCTAAAATGCCAAAAAATTTCTTGTGGGGTGGTGCCGTTGCTGCCCACCAGCTAGAAGGTGCATGGAATGAAGACGGTAAAGGTCCCTCTGTTGCCGATGTAATGACTGTTGGATCAGCAACCAAGCATCGAGAGATTACTAACGAGGTTCTTGAAGGCAAAAACTATCCTAATCATAGTGCGATTGATTTTTATCATCACTACAAAGAAGATATTAAGTTAATGGCTGAAATGGGCTTTAAAGCTTTCAGAACTTCAATTGCTTGGACCAGAATTTTTCCACAAGGTGATGAAGCAGAGCCAAATGAAGCAGGTTTGAAATTTTATGACGATTTATTTGACACTTGTCATCATTATGGAATTGAACCCGTTGTTACTCTATCCCATTTTGAAATTCCTTTGCATTTAGTGCATAAATATGGTGGTTTTACCAATCGTAAATTAATTGACTTTTTTATCCGCTTCGCTACCGTTTGCTTTAAACGGTATAAGGACACAGTTAAATACTGGATGACTTTTAATGAAATTGATAACCAATCTTCATATAACGATGACTTCTTAATGGCTACCAACTCTGGTATTTTTTTCAAGGATGACATGACTGATAAAGAAAAAGAAGCAGCAATGTACCAAGCAGCTCACTACGAATTGGTCGCATCAGCATTAGCTGTAAAAGTTGGTCACAAAATAAATCCTGATTTCCAAATTGGCTGCATGATTAATTATTCACCAGTTCGCTCATTGACACCTTCTTCTGAAGATGTCTTGTTAGCTGATAAATTTGAGCAACGCCGTGATTGGTTCTCAGATGTCCATGTCTTTGGTGAATATCCTAAAGAAGTTGAGTCTTACATTAACCGAAATGGTTATCGCCCTGACATTACCGATGAAGATAGGATAGTACTCAAGGAAGGAACAGTTGATTATGTTGGCTTTAGCTATTATCAAACTACCACCGTTTCTGCCAAAAACGTCAAACCAGATGCCCTAAACGACCTAACCAATTCGATAGCGCAAAATCCTACTTTAGAACGAAGTGATTGGGGTTGGGAAATTGATCCAGCAGGTTTGCGAATTGCATTAAATCAACTGACTGATCGATACCATTTACCATTATTCATCGTTGAGAATGGTCTGGGAGCTTATGACAAGGTCGAAGCGGATGGTGCTATTCACGATGATTATCGTGTTGACTACTTAAGAAAACATATCTCAGAGATGGAAAAAGCCGTTGCAATTGATGGGGTAAATTTAATGGGATATCTTCCATGGGGACCAATTGATCTCGTTTCGGCTGGTACGGGGCAAATGGATAAAAGATATGGTTTTATCTATGTTGACAAGAATGATGCTGGAAAAGGTACCTTAGAGCGTTCTCGTAAAGATTCATTTTATTGGTACCAAAAGGTAATTAAGACAAATGGTCAAGATCTAGCATAA
- a CDS encoding PTS lactose/cellobiose transporter subunit IIA codes for MTEEKENKVSKSEDKEQATLMAAMGLIANGGNAKSLAFEAIREAKKGNIEAARAKLKESDASLLDAHNSQTDMLTKEAQGDHMDVTLLVVHSQDHLMNAITFRDLAGEMVDLYEKLYKSRALKDDNSNL; via the coding sequence ATGACTGAAGAAAAGGAAAATAAGGTATCTAAATCAGAAGATAAAGAACAGGCAACCTTAATGGCCGCTATGGGATTAATAGCTAATGGTGGCAATGCCAAAAGCTTGGCCTTTGAGGCAATTAGGGAAGCAAAAAAGGGTAATATAGAAGCAGCAAGAGCAAAGCTTAAGGAGTCTGATGCTTCATTGCTAGATGCTCATAATTCTCAAACTGATATGCTAACTAAAGAGGCGCAAGGTGATCATATGGATGTTACGCTGTTAGTGGTTCATTCACAAGATCATTTGATGAATGCGATCACTTTTAGAGATTTGGCTGGTGAAATGGTTGATTTATATGAAAAATTATATAAATCGCGTGCTTTAAAAGATGATAATTCTAATTTGTAA
- a CDS encoding PTS sugar transporter subunit IIC yields MNALIKWLNKYVVPVAAKIGSIRWLVALRDAFIAIMPAMMAGSVASVLNSLVRDIPTSFGWTGFVNSMQWLIGINSMVWTGSLAILGLLFSYTFGYHLCIQYKVEPVTGGIVTLGTFIMCLPQNFTLTLKHTLSKNTIKDIVASGAASDGKSINSWGYFNFGKYFGSAGFFTVMIMGAVAVTIYIWLMKKHITIKMPDSVPPAVANAFTGIIPAAAGLYTVGIINYLFSLNNTTVIDFISKTIQDPLLKMSQGYGSVVLMVLLVQVFWFFGIHGTNVLAPVMNGVWLTAQVANINAAQKGQTLPYTWTSSDFDLYAWIGGAGSTLLLLIAILIFSKREDQKAVAKLSIVPGFFNINEPTMFGLPVVLDPIYFIPFVLAPLVMVSIAYGAVTMGLVAPVRNNIVWSMPPILNAIVATMDWRSVVLQLFNMFVGFLIYVPFVKAANRIKPEDIS; encoded by the coding sequence ATGAATGCTTTAATTAAATGGCTAAATAAATATGTAGTGCCGGTTGCAGCTAAGATTGGGTCGATAAGATGGCTGGTTGCTTTGCGTGATGCCTTTATTGCTATTATGCCAGCAATGATGGCTGGCTCAGTTGCTTCGGTTCTTAATTCGCTTGTAAGAGATATTCCAACTTCTTTTGGCTGGACTGGTTTTGTAAACTCAATGCAATGGCTTATCGGGATTAATTCGATGGTTTGGACAGGATCGTTAGCAATTTTAGGGTTATTGTTTTCCTATACTTTTGGCTATCATTTGTGTATTCAATACAAAGTTGAACCAGTAACTGGTGGAATAGTTACCTTAGGAACCTTCATTATGTGTTTACCTCAAAACTTTACTTTGACTTTAAAGCATACTTTGTCAAAGAACACTATCAAGGATATTGTTGCATCAGGAGCAGCTTCTGATGGAAAGAGTATCAATAGTTGGGGTTACTTTAATTTTGGTAAGTACTTTGGTTCTGCTGGTTTCTTTACTGTCATGATTATGGGAGCAGTTGCTGTTACCATTTATATTTGGTTAATGAAAAAACATATTACAATTAAGATGCCTGATAGTGTTCCTCCTGCAGTTGCAAATGCCTTTACAGGAATTATTCCAGCTGCAGCAGGTTTATATACAGTTGGAATAATTAATTATCTTTTTAGTCTTAACAATACGACAGTGATTGACTTTATTTCTAAAACAATTCAAGATCCATTGCTTAAGATGAGTCAAGGATATGGTTCAGTCGTTTTAATGGTATTACTTGTGCAAGTATTTTGGTTCTTTGGTATACATGGAACCAATGTCTTAGCTCCGGTAATGAATGGGGTTTGGTTGACTGCACAAGTAGCTAATATTAATGCTGCTCAAAAAGGTCAAACTTTGCCTTATACTTGGACCAGTAGTGACTTTGATCTGTATGCTTGGATAGGTGGAGCAGGTTCAACTCTTTTATTGTTAATTGCAATTCTGATTTTCTCTAAACGTGAAGATCAAAAAGCAGTTGCCAAATTATCAATTGTTCCTGGCTTTTTTAACATTAATGAACCAACGATGTTTGGTTTGCCAGTTGTTTTAGATCCAATTTATTTTATTCCTTTTGTGTTAGCACCTTTGGTTATGGTTTCTATTGCCTATGGGGCAGTAACTATGGGACTTGTGGCGCCAGTAAGAAACAATATAGTTTGGTCTATGCCACCAATTCTTAATGCCATTGTTGCAACAATGGATTGGCGTTCAGTTGTGTTGCAATTGTTTAATATGTTTGTTGGCTTTTTAATTTACGTTCCATTTGTTAAAGCTGCTAATAGGATTAAACCTGAAGATATTTCGTAA
- a CDS encoding SIS domain-containing protein, with the protein MLNEKELIKEIIDSKKEITDVYFAACGGSMNDLYPGHYFIEKESTKLHSTWKPARELTMINSPHWNEHSITFALSHSGNTPEVIEAAKLAKKKGSFVIAITNDPNSDITDPALSDELYVYDWGKETSHKDVPMGMDYRILNEFLHQTEESYQKYDQMIAGLNKIDQIVDNARKVQRPAAQKFAQKYRKQDFMYILGSGANMSQAYGFAICSLMEMQWMDCAFIDSAEFFHGPFEVLQDDHLFIQCVNTGDTRALDTRSRDFIKKYHGQLEVIDSKDFGMEEIDNSVVDYFNPIVFYEMGVLYRDELGEKRAHDTDFRQYMGKVDYSYKPSI; encoded by the coding sequence ATGTTAAATGAAAAAGAATTAATTAAAGAAATTATTGATAGTAAAAAAGAAATTACAGATGTTTATTTTGCTGCATGTGGTGGTTCGATGAATGATTTGTATCCTGGTCACTATTTTATCGAAAAGGAAAGTACTAAACTTCATTCTACATGGAAACCAGCTCGTGAATTAACAATGATTAATTCTCCACATTGGAATGAACACAGTATTACATTTGCATTATCACACAGTGGTAATACTCCAGAAGTTATTGAAGCTGCAAAATTAGCTAAGAAAAAAGGCTCATTTGTGATTGCTATTACCAATGATCCTAATTCGGATATTACAGATCCTGCATTGTCTGATGAACTTTACGTTTATGATTGGGGTAAAGAAACTTCACATAAGGATGTCCCAATGGGAATGGATTATCGGATTTTAAATGAATTTTTACATCAAACTGAAGAGTCTTACCAAAAATATGATCAGATGATAGCTGGTTTAAATAAAATTGATCAAATTGTAGATAATGCTCGTAAAGTGCAAAGACCTGCAGCTCAAAAATTTGCCCAAAAATATCGTAAACAAGATTTTATGTATATCTTAGGTTCAGGTGCCAATATGTCACAAGCTTATGGCTTTGCAATTTGTTCATTAATGGAAATGCAGTGGATGGATTGTGCGTTTATTGACTCTGCTGAATTCTTCCATGGACCATTTGAAGTATTGCAGGATGATCACTTATTTATTCAGTGTGTCAATACTGGAGATACACGTGCTTTGGATACTCGTTCAAGAGACTTTATTAAAAAATATCATGGTCAGTTGGAAGTTATTGATTCAAAAGATTTTGGAATGGAAGAAATTGATAATTCAGTTGTAGACTACTTCAATCCAATAGTCTTTTATGAAATGGGTGTTTTATACCGCGATGAACTTGGTGAAAAACGTGCTCATGATACAGACTTTAGACAATATATGGGAAAAGTGGATTATAGCTATAAACCATCAATTTAA
- a CDS encoding PTS system mannose/fructose/sorbose family transporter subunit IID: MMTTSNKLTNKDFRKSFWRTFAMGASWEYSKQLGPGYAYAMVPLLEKIFKNKPEKLKESLERNTEFFNVSNFCASTVMGISASMEERYAEDDEFDPTTISNIKASLMGPFSAIGDSLMMGTWRIICTTIAATFALKGNIIGPLIFILAYNIPTTLIRWYGLKYGYKFGVGFLDKLNSSGTIEKLSYYSSILGMIVIGAMTSNYVVINTPISFGQGKAKLTLQADVFDQIVPGLLPLVAVYIMYKLLKKGVSVGWIMLGTFVLGIVCSYFKILVP, from the coding sequence ATGATGACGACTTCTAATAAGTTAACAAATAAGGATTTTAGAAAATCTTTCTGGCGTACGTTTGCAATGGGAGCTTCTTGGGAATACAGTAAGCAGCTTGGACCAGGATATGCATATGCAATGGTTCCATTATTAGAGAAAATTTTTAAGAATAAACCTGAGAAGTTAAAAGAATCTTTAGAACGGAATACTGAATTCTTTAATGTGTCGAATTTCTGTGCTTCTACTGTTATGGGAATATCGGCTTCAATGGAAGAAAGATATGCTGAGGACGATGAGTTCGATCCAACCACGATTAGTAACATTAAAGCGAGTTTAATGGGACCCTTTTCAGCCATTGGTGATTCATTGATGATGGGAACTTGGAGAATTATCTGTACTACCATTGCTGCTACATTTGCCTTAAAGGGTAATATAATTGGACCATTAATTTTTATTCTTGCATATAATATTCCAACAACGTTAATTAGATGGTACGGCTTAAAATATGGTTACAAGTTTGGAGTTGGCTTTTTAGATAAACTAAATTCTTCTGGTACTATTGAAAAATTATCCTATTATTCTTCAATACTAGGAATGATTGTAATCGGGGCGATGACTTCTAATTATGTTGTGATCAATACTCCGATAAGTTTTGGACAAGGCAAAGCCAAGCTAACTTTGCAAGCTGATGTGTTTGACCAAATTGTTCCTGGGTTATTGCCACTGGTAGCTGTTTATATAATGTATAAATTGCTTAAAAAGGGTGTCAGTGTGGGATGGATAATGTTAGGCACTTTTGTACTAGGAATAGTTTGTTCATATTTTAAGATTTTAGTTCCATAA
- a CDS encoding PTS sugar transporter subunit IIC, translated as MKTFLIFLVAIFGYAEYFLFGRSQTYRPIVMCALTGLVLGQLSTGIIIGAQMELSFIGVQEIGLSTPQDMVSASIVGTSVALQTNGNFATAITFGLPVSMVVLFVQNLVYVLVSPVFVKKCEEIAARGKTKLYSQFTFWGGTLLHFAPSILLVTLTYVLGNHFAKSIVSLIPKFVQDGLVVASEILPAFGFAMLLEVIMKKDVFPFFFLGFLVAAYLKVPIMGIAFFGVVLVVIMYFRDEQAEKNNASNAGVSDDDDF; from the coding sequence ATGAAGACTTTTCTAATTTTTTTAGTGGCGATTTTTGGTTATGCAGAATATTTTTTATTCGGACGTTCTCAAACTTATCGTCCAATAGTTATGTGTGCCTTGACAGGTTTAGTCCTAGGACAGCTATCAACTGGGATTATTATTGGTGCGCAAATGGAGTTATCTTTTATCGGAGTACAAGAGATAGGATTGTCGACTCCGCAAGATATGGTTTCGGCAAGTATCGTTGGTACTAGTGTAGCCCTACAAACCAATGGTAATTTTGCGACAGCTATAACTTTTGGCTTGCCTGTATCAATGGTAGTTTTATTTGTGCAAAATCTAGTATATGTGTTAGTTTCACCGGTTTTTGTAAAAAAGTGTGAAGAAATTGCTGCTAGAGGCAAGACCAAATTATATAGTCAGTTTACTTTTTGGGGTGGTACACTGCTTCACTTTGCACCATCGATTCTTTTAGTTACTTTGACCTATGTATTAGGTAATCATTTTGCTAAATCAATTGTTAGTCTAATTCCAAAATTTGTTCAAGATGGATTAGTAGTAGCGAGTGAGATTTTGCCTGCATTTGGATTTGCTATGCTACTTGAAGTAATTATGAAAAAAGACGTTTTCCCATTCTTTTTCCTTGGCTTTTTGGTAGCTGCATACTTAAAAGTGCCAATTATGGGAATTGCTTTCTTTGGAGTGGTTCTAGTGGTAATTATGTACTTTCGAGATGAACAAGCTGAAAAAAATAATGCAAGTAATGCAGGGGTGAGTGATGATGACGACTTCTAA
- a CDS encoding PTS sugar transporter subunit IIB translates to MIVLTRVDHRLLHGQVAVSWTSHLSADCILIANDNVANDNTEKTIMKLAKPTGVKLVIKTIADSIKAINSGVTDKYKLFIVVKSIDDVYKLAEAVPAIKEINLGGTQAADGKESLSSAVFVTSDERQELDKLVANGVQVYCQQVPTEKKKIFG, encoded by the coding sequence ATGATTGTGCTAACGAGGGTAGATCACAGATTATTACATGGTCAAGTTGCTGTGTCATGGACTTCACATCTTTCTGCTGATTGTATTCTAATTGCTAACGATAATGTTGCTAATGATAATACTGAAAAAACGATTATGAAATTAGCTAAACCCACAGGAGTTAAGTTAGTCATTAAAACAATTGCTGATTCGATCAAGGCGATTAATAGTGGTGTAACTGATAAATATAAGTTATTTATTGTTGTTAAAAGTATTGACGATGTCTATAAATTAGCTGAAGCTGTACCAGCAATTAAAGAAATAAATCTTGGTGGTACACAAGCTGCAGATGGCAAGGAGTCGCTATCATCAGCTGTTTTTGTTACTTCAGATGAGCGACAAGAATTAGATAAATTAGTTGCAAATGGAGTGCAAGTGTATTGCCAGCAGGTACCAACTGAAAAGAAGAAAATTTTTGGCTAA